From Sediminibacterium sp. TEGAF015, a single genomic window includes:
- a CDS encoding tetratricopeptide repeat-containing sensor histidine kinase — MKPGIKKIIYLFSFTLSSILINASHAQPFSKDSIDVLINKETGVNERAAQLNFFAELLADKNTVLATSYANQALVLSTQHKIHKEKGKALNNLAWIKYRKGDFTSAFEYSTQALRWNEQMKNLPELAASYRCMASVYNSQGNYKRAIDFFEKDLELHSRLADNRSIGRALNNIAFCFFKQKAMDSARIFNQRALEQNLQLNDNYLLAFSYRNKGDLAEFEGKLDSARMYFSKAIQLAEKAKSIQLQVTGLYRIGRNFNNEKKYTAAIAYLEKALALGIQMGAKSETALIYNLLASAHEGNGNFKEAYQAQKKFSSLNDSLYQERSRSKLAEMQAKFEAERKQTEINQLKRDKQQQDKESQQKTFLNISLLITSLIFVIMLLVIWRKNKFKTATNLLLNQQKEVLEETLLLKDKVFSIVSHDLRSPIASLNAVLPMLDPDTLDKDTYKELKDKLTLQVQNLHYVLDNLLVWSRSRMKGIAGNESILFQLKKQTEYSVNLLKALAQQKGITIDNQIDDELYYMSDSQHYDIIIRNLILNAIKFTPEKGVIRLISEDQNNHIRIAVTDNGVGMTQDQINRLFQLKTHFTTPGTHKEKGTGLGLLICAEYAAANNWNIEVKSEPGKGSQFSLILPKNT, encoded by the coding sequence ATGAAGCCAGGTATCAAAAAGATAATTTATCTTTTTAGTTTTACCCTTTCTTCTATACTGATTAACGCAAGTCATGCTCAACCCTTTTCAAAGGACAGCATTGATGTGTTAATCAACAAAGAGACAGGGGTAAATGAACGTGCAGCACAATTGAATTTTTTCGCAGAACTGCTGGCCGACAAAAATACTGTACTGGCAACCAGCTACGCAAACCAGGCATTGGTATTATCTACCCAGCATAAAATTCACAAAGAAAAAGGGAAAGCCTTAAATAATCTTGCCTGGATTAAATATCGAAAAGGAGATTTTACTTCGGCTTTTGAATATAGCACCCAGGCACTCAGATGGAATGAACAGATGAAGAATTTGCCAGAATTGGCAGCCTCTTATCGCTGCATGGCTTCTGTTTATAATTCACAGGGGAACTATAAAAGAGCCATTGACTTTTTTGAAAAGGACCTGGAATTGCATAGCCGTCTAGCCGACAACAGAAGTATTGGAAGAGCGCTTAATAATATCGCTTTTTGTTTTTTTAAACAGAAAGCAATGGATAGTGCTCGTATTTTCAATCAAAGAGCACTGGAGCAAAATCTACAATTAAACGATAATTATTTATTGGCTTTTTCTTATAGAAATAAAGGAGACCTGGCTGAATTTGAAGGTAAACTTGATAGTGCAAGAATGTATTTTTCAAAAGCAATTCAATTGGCAGAAAAAGCAAAAAGTATACAACTTCAAGTAACCGGATTATACCGGATTGGTCGAAACTTCAACAATGAAAAAAAATACACAGCCGCCATCGCTTATCTGGAAAAAGCATTGGCACTCGGTATTCAAATGGGCGCAAAATCAGAAACTGCGTTAATATATAATTTATTGGCTAGCGCTCATGAAGGGAATGGCAATTTCAAAGAAGCTTATCAGGCCCAAAAGAAATTCAGCTCACTAAATGATTCCTTGTATCAGGAACGAAGCAGGTCTAAACTAGCTGAGATGCAGGCAAAATTTGAAGCAGAAAGAAAACAAACTGAAATCAATCAATTAAAAAGAGATAAACAACAACAAGATAAAGAGAGTCAACAAAAAACTTTTCTAAACATTTCATTGCTCATCACTTCGCTTATTTTTGTCATCATGTTGCTGGTAATCTGGAGAAAAAATAAATTTAAAACAGCAACGAACTTATTACTAAATCAACAGAAAGAAGTACTGGAAGAAACCCTTTTACTAAAAGATAAAGTTTTCTCTATCGTTTCCCATGATTTAAGGTCTCCTATTGCATCCTTAAATGCTGTTTTACCTATGTTAGATCCTGACACATTGGATAAAGACACTTATAAAGAATTAAAAGATAAACTAACGTTGCAGGTACAGAACCTTCATTATGTTCTGGACAACCTTCTGGTATGGTCGAGATCGAGGATGAAGGGTATAGCAGGAAATGAAAGTATCCTGTTTCAATTAAAAAAACAGACTGAATATTCTGTTAACCTGCTGAAGGCATTGGCACAACAAAAAGGAATCACTATTGATAATCAGATTGACGATGAACTGTATTATATGTCAGACTCTCAGCACTATGATATCATTATTAGAAATCTGATTTTAAATGCGATCAAATTCACCCCGGAAAAGGGTGTTATACGGCTAATTAGTGAAGACCAGAACAACCATATCCGTATTGCGGTTACAGACAACGGGGTTGGAATGACCCAGGATCAGATAAATCGTCTTTTTCAATTAAAAACCCATTTTACCACACCGGGAACACATAAGGAAAAAGGTACCGGTCTTGGGCTATTAATTTGTGCTGAATATGCCGCAGCCAATAACTGGAATATCGAGGTGAAAAGCGAACCAGGCAAGGGAAGTCAATTTTCGCTTATTTTACCAAAAAATACATGA
- the nadC gene encoding carboxylating nicotinate-nucleotide diphosphorylase codes for MSAFDIALSALVDNAIKEDVGNGDHSTLSCIPRDLTGRAVLKIKEAGILAGVSVAEKIFKQLEPNATITVFKKDGERMLVGDIAFEIEATVHTILKGERLVLNCMQRMSGIATLTRQYTSLLNGFHTRLLDTRKTTPNFRLLEKEAVKIGGGINHRFGLYDMIMLKDNHIDYCGGIINAIEKAYSYSQSLSSPLKIEVETRTLDDVTLVCNKALNKIDRIMLDNFQPNQIQAALALIQGRIETEASGGIGLHNIVDYAKTGVDFVSVGGIIHQAKSLDLSLKASFTK; via the coding sequence ATGAGTGCATTTGATATTGCCCTATCCGCTTTAGTAGACAACGCAATCAAAGAAGACGTAGGCAACGGAGATCATTCTACGCTTAGTTGTATTCCAAGAGACTTAACAGGCAGGGCCGTTTTAAAAATTAAAGAAGCAGGTATTCTGGCGGGTGTTTCTGTGGCGGAAAAAATTTTCAAACAACTGGAGCCCAATGCCACCATTACCGTTTTTAAGAAAGACGGAGAAAGGATGCTGGTTGGTGACATTGCTTTTGAAATTGAGGCAACTGTTCATACAATTTTGAAGGGAGAAAGACTGGTATTAAACTGTATGCAGAGAATGAGTGGCATTGCCACGCTCACCAGACAATATACCAGTTTGCTGAATGGCTTTCACACCAGGTTATTGGATACCAGAAAAACAACTCCAAATTTTCGTTTACTGGAAAAGGAAGCTGTTAAAATTGGAGGAGGTATCAATCATCGTTTTGGTTTATACGATATGATTATGCTAAAAGACAATCATATTGACTATTGCGGAGGAATTATCAATGCTATTGAGAAAGCCTATTCATATTCACAATCTTTGAGCAGTCCACTTAAAATTGAAGTGGAAACCCGTACGCTGGATGATGTTACCCTTGTATGCAACAAGGCGTTAAACAAAATAGACCGGATTATGCTGGATAATTTTCAACCCAATCAAATACAGGCAGCGCTTGCTCTTATTCAGGGAAGGATTGAAACAGAAGCTAGCGGCGGAATTGGTCTTCATAATATTGTTGACTATGCAAAAACAGGAGTAGACTTTGTAAGTGTCGGCGGCATCATTCACCAGGCAAAAAGCCTGGATCTAAGTTTAAAGGCCAGTTTTACAAAGTAA
- a CDS encoding translation initiation factor, with protein MSKKNTADKSGFVYSTNPDFQFSREEENQVETLAPAEQRLWIQLDKKQRGGKTVTLVTGFIGLGEDLEKLSKQLKNFCGTGGSAKDGEAIIQGDQRDKVLAWLLKNGYAKTKKK; from the coding sequence ATGAGTAAGAAAAATACAGCAGATAAATCCGGTTTTGTATACAGCACCAACCCAGATTTTCAATTTAGCAGGGAAGAGGAAAACCAGGTAGAAACGCTTGCTCCCGCCGAACAGCGTCTATGGATACAACTCGATAAAAAACAAAGAGGCGGCAAAACAGTTACACTGGTGACTGGTTTCATTGGCTTAGGAGAAGACCTGGAAAAGCTTTCCAAGCAATTGAAAAACTTTTGCGGTACCGGCGGAAGTGCAAAAGACGGAGAAGCCATCATTCAGGGAGATCAGCGGGATAAGGTACTTGCCTGGTTACTAAAGAACGGCTATGCCAAAACCAAAAAAAAATAG
- a CDS encoding zinc-dependent metalloprotease → MKRWLIMLACLFAITLQAQVISPITEKTKSMKKMEGFFPFWHDAANGKIWLLVNKINTEFLYINSLPAGLGSNDIGLDRGQLGDTRIVYFYKVGKKLLLIQPNYNYRASSADIQEQKAVAESFASSTLASFTIEAEENGNYLIDMTAFLLRDAHGVADKIRSMRQGSYTFNEARSAIYMTNTKNFPLNSEFEAMISFVGGGDAGRFIRAVTPSTEAITVRMHHSFVQLPDNQYKPRKYDIRSGYFGKSFYDYSSDFAEPIQQMVISRHRLFKKDPTAPVSEPVKPIIYYLDNGTPEPIRSALLDGAKWWNQAFEAAGYKNAFIVKILPDSADPMDIRYNMINWVHRSTRGWSYGASVSDPRTGEIIKGQVTLGSLRVRQDYLIFTGLLSPYETGKKVPETMRQAALQRLRQLSAHEIGHTLGLQHNYASSVNNRASVMDYPHPAVTLNNKGEVDFSQVYTNEIGEWDKRAIRYGYTHFADGVDEKNALNSLLEENQRRGLLFIADADARAAGGFHPDAHLWDNSADAVTEMDNVLAVRKKALEKFSENAIRPNEPMSLLEDVLVPVYNYHRYQAEAVSKLIGGINYSYNVRGDKQIQPTVVPAATQLKALQAILKSLSPEVLTIPDRIVQMIPPRPPMYYGVGETFPKRTGMSFDPLAAAEALTHFQLSFLFNAERANRLVQLKAMSGTPGWDDVLDAVINGTWKAKPAKGLAREVQKQTQQMVLTWLLALSKNEQANYTVQSICYNRLDALKKYAATQLNNNNDKAHFSYAIERINNPNDIALPQHKEIPPGAPIGCDWDH, encoded by the coding sequence ATGAAAAGATGGCTTATCATGCTCGCTTGTTTGTTTGCTATTACACTTCAGGCACAAGTAATCTCTCCAATAACTGAAAAAACAAAGTCCATGAAAAAAATGGAAGGATTTTTTCCCTTTTGGCACGATGCAGCAAACGGAAAAATCTGGTTATTGGTGAATAAAATTAATACCGAGTTTTTATATATAAATAGTTTACCTGCAGGTCTGGGGTCCAATGACATTGGACTAGACAGAGGGCAACTGGGCGATACCCGAATTGTTTATTTTTATAAAGTCGGAAAAAAATTATTACTTATTCAACCCAACTATAATTACAGAGCCAGTTCTGCAGATATTCAGGAACAAAAAGCAGTGGCTGAATCTTTCGCTTCTTCAACACTGGCATCTTTTACCATAGAAGCAGAAGAAAATGGCAACTATTTAATTGACATGACTGCATTCCTTTTAAGAGATGCACATGGCGTTGCAGATAAAATCAGAAGCATGCGTCAAGGCAGCTATACTTTTAACGAAGCCCGTTCTGCTATTTACATGACCAACACAAAAAATTTCCCGCTGAATTCAGAATTTGAAGCTATGATCAGTTTTGTTGGGGGGGGCGATGCCGGAAGGTTCATAAGAGCAGTAACACCATCTACAGAAGCAATCACCGTTAGAATGCATCATTCCTTTGTTCAGCTACCCGACAATCAATATAAGCCCAGAAAATACGATATACGAAGCGGATACTTTGGAAAGTCTTTCTATGACTATAGCAGCGATTTTGCAGAGCCAATACAACAAATGGTGATATCCAGACACCGTTTATTTAAAAAAGATCCAACCGCCCCCGTGAGTGAACCGGTAAAACCAATCATCTATTATTTGGATAATGGAACACCTGAGCCAATTCGTTCCGCCTTGCTGGATGGAGCAAAATGGTGGAATCAGGCATTTGAAGCAGCAGGCTACAAGAATGCATTTATCGTTAAAATACTGCCGGATTCTGCAGACCCTATGGATATCAGATACAATATGATCAACTGGGTACATCGTTCAACCAGAGGATGGAGTTATGGTGCCTCCGTTTCAGATCCGCGCACTGGAGAAATTATCAAAGGGCAGGTAACACTCGGGTCCTTAAGAGTAAGGCAGGATTATTTAATTTTTACTGGATTACTATCTCCGTACGAAACGGGCAAAAAAGTTCCAGAAACAATGCGTCAGGCTGCATTACAAAGACTAAGGCAGTTATCGGCACATGAAATTGGTCACACATTGGGCCTGCAACACAATTATGCATCTAGCGTTAACAACAGAGCTTCTGTAATGGATTATCCCCACCCTGCCGTTACTTTAAACAATAAAGGGGAAGTCGATTTTAGTCAAGTATATACCAATGAAATTGGTGAGTGGGATAAAAGAGCTATTCGGTATGGTTATACGCATTTTGCAGATGGCGTTGATGAAAAGAATGCACTTAATAGCCTATTGGAAGAAAATCAACGTAGAGGATTATTATTCATTGCCGATGCTGATGCAAGAGCTGCAGGAGGATTTCATCCCGATGCCCATTTATGGGATAATAGTGCTGATGCTGTAACTGAAATGGACAACGTGCTGGCAGTTCGAAAGAAGGCGCTGGAAAAATTCAGCGAGAATGCCATTCGTCCTAACGAACCAATGAGCTTACTGGAAGATGTATTGGTGCCAGTATACAATTACCACCGTTATCAGGCCGAAGCCGTAAGTAAATTAATTGGCGGTATTAACTACAGCTATAATGTAAGAGGTGACAAACAGATACAACCAACAGTAGTTCCTGCTGCTACTCAGTTAAAGGCATTACAGGCTATTCTCAAAAGCTTATCTCCAGAAGTATTAACAATTCCTGATAGAATTGTACAAATGATACCACCCCGACCTCCTATGTATTATGGAGTAGGAGAAACTTTTCCGAAAAGAACAGGTATGAGCTTTGACCCATTGGCTGCAGCTGAGGCATTGACCCATTTTCAATTATCTTTCCTTTTTAACGCGGAACGCGCCAATAGACTGGTGCAATTAAAGGCAATGTCGGGTACACCAGGATGGGATGATGTTTTGGATGCGGTTATTAATGGAACCTGGAAAGCCAAGCCGGCAAAGGGTTTAGCAAGAGAAGTTCAAAAACAAACCCAGCAAATGGTACTAACCTGGTTGCTTGCTCTTAGCAAAAACGAACAAGCCAACTATACTGTACAGTCAATTTGTTACAACAGATTAGATGCATTGAAAAAATATGCAGCTACTCAACTCAATAACAACAACGATAAAGCTCATTTCAGCTATGCAATTGAAAGGATAAACAATCCCAATGATATTGCATTACCACAACATAAAGAGATACCTCCAGGTGCACCTATTGGATGTGATTGGGATCACTAA